The genomic window TTTGTGTCCCACATCCACAAACTCCAAACATTTGAAGTTGAggtaacaacaaaaacaactcccAAGTTTCTAGTCGAGTGTTTTGCGTTTGCATGGTGCTGCGTAAACACAGGTGTGACACTTAGAAATATGATCAGGACCAATTACCAAGTCTGTCTTCAGTTGCAGGAAGTTGTAAACTATACAATCAGAACTGTCACAAATTCCACTACGTCTGGGATCAGACCACGGCTGGGTATAGCCCCGAGCCATACCCAGCCCACGGGACGTCAATGGGAAATTAGGACTAAAATGTCAAGAAGTGTAAGTAATCATAGATGGAATACAGCtgtattgcttttattttaaaggcgactgttgatgctttttttcctctatCTCCGTACGTTAGTCCGTTCGTGAGGCTCAGTCTGGGCAAGGTGCTCAAAAGAGCATGAAACATGAGAGCAGAGATTCAAGAGGTTTGAGAGAAGAAAGGCGAGGACGTCCCAGAGCTCTCGGATGGAAACTGGAGGGCAAATCTTGCATTTGCTGTTGATGTGACTGCACGAATGAATGATCTAAATACCAAACAGCAAGGCAAGGGCCTCTTTGCACATGACTTGTACAGCCTGGTGAAGGCTTTCATGAGAAGGTTGCAGTTTCCTTCAAGCCAAATGGTAACATTCTCAAACCCTGAAAGAAGCCACAGCATCAGCTGATCACCTCCACAGGTATACAAATCACACTCATGTTAGGGGCGCTGCATGGGGAGTTTTCATGCCCATTTCAAGACTTCCAAACAGTGGAGAGTGAAATGCACATAATTTCATCTCCCTTCAAACTTTCcacacatgaggagacctgcTCAGAATAAGAAACGGAGAATGTTTGTTCACATATGGAGTCCATCTTTTAAGCGAATAGCGCCACCTACCGTACTGGAGTATGTAGTGTACATTATTCTGACATCCACTCACTAGGGTCATTTCTTGCTTTGAATATAGGGTTGACAACCCTCCCTGCTCCGGTCTTTTTGCTCTTAGGCAGAAGTGCGTGGTCAGCAAAAAGCCCCTGGTAGATGGTCATCTGTTGTTTGATCATCTTAAAGTCTGGGGCAAGTAGAGTCTTAACTCTTTTTGTTAAGATTAGCTTGAAACTCATTATGCATGTGAGAAAATAATTGCTGAAAACATGCCACAAGACTGTGAACTATATAGTACTAAAATGTGGAGTTAGACTGTTCACCATTTTTGCATTCGGGATTTTTTTTGGGCCATCCTTATCATAACCCCAGTGTATTGCATCAGGTTACTGTGCTTGAGCGCCTCTTACAACCCTTACTTGCCACAGCCTATAGTTTGATAGTTTTAGTGGCGTACTGGCCATCTGCTACACCAGGACAAATCCAGGTGGATCGTCAAAAAATACATACGGTTTTCAAAAGCAAGGAAAACGAGAAACTTTTCAAAAGTGGAATGaaaggaagcaaaaaaaaacaaatgtgttagtGGAGAGTAAAAGGCCGGATACAACATCAAGGCAGACCAAcccatttacattacattacatttcatttagctaacgcttttatccaaagcgacttacaataagtgcattaaaccatgagtacaaactcagaacaacaagaatcgagaaagtacgaTTTGAAAGTGCTGAGTaagccatttaagtgctgctaaagtgctactacggtgctaccttccctattcaaggtatagtcgaaaaatatgtgtttttagtttgcgacggaagatgtagagactggcaggcaccggtaaccagtgaaggtcgcggaagagcgtagtgtgggtacattttgggaggttaaagaccagttgagctgctgcattctggatgagctgtagcggcCGAAttgcattagcaggtagacctgccaggagggagttacagtagtctagacatgagatgatcagagcctggaccagagcctgtgccgccttctgagtgagaagaggacgtattctcctgatgttgtacagcatgtacctacaggagcgtattgttgcggtaatgttggcagtcagggagagttgactatcaagtgtcacaccgaggttcctggcagttgGGGTCGGGggcaacactgagttgttgaaggtggtagtcaggtcgtgggtgggagagccttttcctgcaaggaaaagtagttcagtcttgtccaggTTAATTtttgtgcggacatccactgagagatgtcagtccgacaggcagagatttgtgctgctacctgtgtttcagattggggaaacgagaggatcatcagcatagctatggtaggagaagccatgcgagcgaattacagagccgagagagttagtgtacagagagaagaggagaggacccaggactgagccctgagggaccccagtagtgagaggacaaggctcagacacagatcctctccaggttacccgttAAGTGTGgtcgttgaggtaggatgagaagagggattGCGCAGTGCCTGACGTTGGAACAGACTCACGTTGGAACAGACTGAAGAGAGCAGTTGCATGGATTTTGAGAGCCAAGGAAACTTTAATCCACCtaacagacaaaataaaaataattacagcGCTCCACCAGTGAGGTCAAAAAAGGATCCAGAAAGACGGAAATTACTTATGCAGCAACAAATGAAAAAGGTCAAATCTGacatagaaaagaaaacactgagcTGTTTGTTGCAGAAATGGAAATTATTTGACAACAATGGTTTCCTGATGAAGTAAAGGCCCTCTACGTGGTGGGTCTGTCAAGAGAAACAGTCAGCTATACAAGCTTAATCCCACTTTGCAAGATGGCATTTTAAGAGTTGGAGGACGGCTAGATAAATCCACCATGACAGATAGTGGCCAACACCCAGCGATGCTGTCAAAATACTCCAGAGTCGTCTCCCTCATCTTGCTTGATCTTCATGAAAAGACTGGACATTGTGGGCGCAACTATATGTTTTGGATTCCACAAGCAACCTCAGCCATATCATAAAATAGTTCACCATAGTTCAACATATTTTGAATAGAAATGTTGTCTTTAAGTGTTAtggatttttaaatgtttgttgaccatttaaacttttttttaaattattagttGATTTGGAATGTGTGACCTGATTTATGAGTGAGTGACATCATTAGTATTATGGGAATGGTGTATTTTAATCATGCAGGAACAAATAGGCTGCATGTATATGAGTAGGTCATCAGAGAATAAGAAAAGTACAGGagtcacattattattacaaaatagATAGAACaagtgttttcatgttttttactCTGCACAGTGAACAGCAGAAAACTGAACCTTTTCTGAAATAAGCGATTAGATTAGTCATGTTGCCAATAATCTGAACCATCCTGAAAACATTGCAGCACTGCATTAACCTAAACGTTTCTTCTGGACATGATCGTGGTGGCTGTGGCAATGGTGTTTGTTTATCTGCTTTATACAATGACAGTAGCTCTCCAGATTGTGGTGCGACCTGGTTTACACCCTGTGTGTATGATGAAGCCCAGATAAGCCCAGAGGAAGATACTCTGAGAGACTGTGCAATACTGAACGTTACTAAAGTGACCGCAAGATCAGTACTGATGAAAATAACGACGAAATCTGAGGCAAGAGCAATGAGGTGGTAAAAAAAGATCAGACAAATGAGATTATGCTGCAGGCTGCAGCGTTGTTTGAAAGAAGACAGCTGGAACAAACCAAGCAGTTGATGCATTTGTGTTAAATACACATGGGTGATTGTGCAGAGAAGACATGGCATGTTGACTTTGGGATTCTCTGTGGGAAAGCGGTTTCTATGTTTTGACTGGAGAGGGATCTTTTTTTCCGTGTGTgggtttaaataataataaaaaatggttGTGGTCATCAGCTGtacatatttttcattcatCAAATTATATTTACGTGGACATGTAATTTGTTGTTCCATCATTATACTTTCAAAATAGTGTATAGTGAatattatatacagtacactATATAATCTTGTTATTCTTAAACAATTTAACAGTCCCTGAGTTCAGACTCTCAGGAAGCACTACTTTTAATCTGTGTTTAAATCTATCTCCTACAGAATGAACCCAACGACCATGTTAGAAAGCCTTACTGTCTATAaggtaaaacatttaaatgtatatgcCCATTGTTCTCTTTAAACGTCCATCGACGgcacacactccacacagcCTGCGAGGAACCTGGCCTTACAGAACAAACGTAGGGGAAATTAAACTTTCCTCCAATTCTCGCGAGATTAGTTGCAGTGGCGCGAATAAACAAGCAGTTCCTCCAGTAAATGTACGCTGCCGTGTTGCTGGTGTTTGTCTCTCCGCGATACTTTCCTAAACTGCCCCGTTAGAGTCGCTTGACATTTAAAAGTTCCCCGTAGAGTTGGCGTTTCGGTTAAACGGTTTTACCTCGCAAAAGAAAACTATGTCGGACGCTTTGTCTGCTGACGGCAGCGACGTCAACCAAGATGACACCCAGGAGGACGTTATGACCCCGGCGGAGCTGATCGCCAAACTGGAAGAAGTGAGAGGACGTGATTAAACCCCGTTATCCCATTTGAAGGCGACACGCCGTGTCTCAGACCCTCATTGGTCCGCCGTGTCCTCACAGCTGTGCTCCTCTGTGTCCCTCGCAGGCTTGGCTGAACGAGAAGTTCTCCCCGGAGCTGCTGGAGAACAAGTCTGAGGTGGTGGAGTGTGTGATGGAGCAGCTGAGTCACATGGTAAACTAAGCGGAGAGTACCTCCGGCTCTGTGGGTTGTTTGTCTGTGATTGTACCCACATTTGGAAATGTCACAAAGCAGCACGCCCCGTGTGGCGCAGGGCTGGAAGCATCGATTGTTATGCATTGGTGGAAAAGGAAATGATGTCCTCTGAAGCCctacaaatgtaaaaaacacaatatttgccTCTCTTGTGGCCTggaagaataaaatgtaatgaatttCATATACTCAAGTACTTTACCTAAAATGTTCATGAAAGTATTTAGCTACATTCCAGCTGGTATTCTGTCAATTGTTTACATCATAAATGTCAGGAAATGTTACAAAAATAGATCATCAAATGTTAATTTCTCATGGTGTCCTGATATTTTCCTCCAACAGGAAGCCAACTTGCAGCGGGTGAAGAAAGGCGACGCAAAGGCCAGCATCCATCGCATGGAAATAGACAGGATTCGCTTTGTTCTCAGCAGCTACCTGCGCGCTCGTCTGCAGAAGGTCAGTAAGGTCAACAATATAACTGTGCACACTAAAGCTCTCATTTCACTTCGGGCCCTTTGACAGAATTGCATGATCTTTGTGCCACGTATGTGTAGATTGAAAAGTTTTTCCCGCATgtcctggagagagaaaagtctCGGGGTGAGGGAGATCCGTCCCTGCTTTCACCTGAGGAGTTTGCGTTCGCCAAAGAGTGAGTATTGCAGAGCAAGGTTGAGGCTGTTTGTTTATTCTGATGTTTTTGTGACACTTGTTCATCTTTACACAGGTACTATGCCAACACAGAAACCTACCTGAAGGCTATAGCACTAAAGCGCATGCCTCCCAACCTGCAGACAGTAGATATGCTCAAAGCAGGTCAAATCTTGCTGTTATTATCTTAATTTTTACTGACATGCTCTCTTTTTATATTTGCTCAGCCTAGATTGATTTGTACCTGAACTACTTCCTGTAGCATGGTGGTATTCGGTCTGATATTTCCGTCACACTAAATCATCGTGTTCTAATGTAATCGCAGTCCCTGAGCCCTGCCTGGACTCCTTTGTGTTTCTACGAGTGAAGGAGAAACAGGAAAACATCTTGGTTGAGCCTGAAACGGATGATCAGAGGTACATTTTATGTCACTGTTTTTAAACcccactagatggcagtgtCACCTTTTCACATTCAGTCCTATTAAGTTGTTCTGCATAGATACTTAAACAACTGATATTATCTCCACTCTTTCTCTTCTATCAGAGAGTATGTTGTAGATCTCGAAGAGGGCTCTCAACATCTAATGAGGTATCGAACTATAGCACCGCTTGTTTCAATTGGAGCCGTGCAGTTGATTTGAACGTCGAGGTAAGTAACAGTGAGTTAGTTTGACTGTCAACTTTCTCAGTAACTCAACACTGCCCTCAACCTCCAGCACTGATATCTGCTATTTAATTCCTGCAGATCTTACATAAGCAACTGCTTTGTAGTGACATCTGGATTCATTTTTAGCtctctgtttttgttgctgtgttCATTGTCTCTTGGCAACATATTATAGAAGAAATGTCTCTCTTAAGAACCAAAATATATTGACAATAAGGCAGATTTGTCATTTCACTGAATTACAATTAACACAATGTAATGTTGGTTGTTACAGGTCTGTCTGCTGGTGTGGATGTTTTGGGCTCCAGGAGGTCAGAAAATCAGCAATGGCCTATGTTTGTAACATAGCTGTACATTAACCGGCAGAAATTACATCTGGATTTGCACTCATCTTTTTCACTGTCAGGATTACGGACTAACTCgtgggacacaaacacagacatttttttGCACTATATCTTCAAGACATGTAACTCTTAAATAACACCAAATATAAGGTTGTTTTGTTGGAGGTGCTTGGTTACGAATGAACCCTCCTCACCTAAGCAGCGTTTTGAGTGCTGTGATGTTATTTTAGGATCTTTTTAATCCTGTCACAACTAGTCTGCTAATTGATTCTGTTGTTTTACCCTGATGACTCGCATTGTTATTTTTTCCTCTGCTGCTCAGTAACGAGATGCAGCCAAAGGTGAAATGTCATCTGTTCACTTGGCGTCATAGTGCATATGGGCATGTTTGAAAAAACATGGTTTCctttgttcatctttttttttaatgacattcaCACTTAAATTAATATGAATTACTgtcataaataatattaatccTGTTAGTTTTCAGATAACTTCTATGCATCTCTTCATTTGAAGTTTAAAGTTTCTTTtgagtgcatgtgttttttttagttttgccCTAAAAGGACATAAGGAGCGCTGTCTTCTCCGAGACATAATTGTGGAAATAGCATTATTATGTAAGTGTCTCAAAGGGAGCAATCAGTGCTTATTGTTTGCCTTCACACAAATTGCCCAGTTTTTGAAACTAATAAGGGACTAAGGGAGCACGAGCTTTGCAAAACTGAACGACGTGTAAACTGACTGTCGTCTTTTGAACCCCACTGCTGATTGAGCTGATGCAGAATCCTTCAACCCAGTAATATTTGGAGATTAGCAATAATATACTGGGGGTGTTGATGATCTAACCAGGAAAAAAAGACGCATGAAAATACGGAGAAGCATTTACAGTACTTTAATGCTATTCTGTTCTTTTAGACCGTGAAAATGTTGATTTGCGGAAAataaatatacttgtaaatgATTGACGGTTTACTAATTATTTCTTAAATGCAGTTACCTTCACCCAACATCATTGCTTTACCCCATTCATCTTTCTGGTCTTAAATAGTCAACTCTTTACAAGTGCAACCCCTTCATACCAAGTCTTCAGTCACCAAAGTATCACCGTATGTGGTACATTTGGTTTCATGTAACTCAATATGTGCACACGTACTTGGCTTGATTCCTTAATAGCTTCTGTTGGAGCCAAAATGgggtttgttgttttgggggaAGCACTGGGTGGATGGGGACATGTAGTTCCTTTGTTTTAGCACAGGGTGGCACATTCCCTTGGGGAGGGCATATAAGGAAGTGCCAGGTAatgggaacaggtgtgttgaTGGATGGGAAGCACAGTAGTTTTTGACCGTGCTCGTGTCAAGTCGGTAATGTTTTATCACGgaataaaaggtaaaaagaTATACATCGCCTGGACATTGGAATTGTTTGTGGCGGAGCGCACGTCTAGACATGTTCTCCCGATTCGCCCACCTAGTAGCTCAAACCTTAAAGTTGGTTAAGGTTTGAGCCTCTACAGCTTCCTCAGTTGGGTGACTGAGCTTGCTGAGTCCTTTGTCAATCCTGTAAGTGTCCTATGGGGTTAGGGTTACTTGGATACAGGACTCAGTGTCCACTAACAAGTCTGAGAATAGAGCCTTAGATGACTAGAATAGTTTCCTCAATGCAGAGTCGAGTAGGGTTACATACAGTAGGCCATTATCCATCGCCTAGTCGGCACTGGAATATACCGTATCGTAacctcaaaattgtattttacaaTAACATGTTTATGTCTTGACAGTCAAATACAGAATTGAAGGGGAAGTTAAATGATCTGAAATCTGTACCATAACCGGGTCTGAAACGACATTATACAAAACCAGAGTACGTTGCTGATTGGTCAGGAGAGCAGAGAAGGTGGAGTATACAACATGACACCCTAACTGAGGTTGTATAAATAGGATAGCAAGATTTCCTGGCGGGCAAAAGGATGATTGAGACTACAGACAATGACTTGCTGCTTGTGGGAGTTTGTAAGtaagatttaaaatgtatatttaatttttttatgtattgAAATCTTTATAAATATTCCCTCTTTTGTAATACTACTTTTTTTCCCCTATTTTCTAGAACTCCAATCACTCAACACCAGACTACCAGTATGGAGATGCCCAGAACAACAACGTAAGCAAACACAGTGTGCAGGGATTGTGCTGTGGGACGCATTATCTTGCATCACTCCTTcaattattacaaaataaataggatgaattgtatttattatcacATTTTTAGTATGACCTTTTAATCTTCTGATGCATTCTTTGATGCAACTTATTAACAGCACAATTTACagtaattacaaaaatgtaattacacaACAGCAGTCTTTAATTAAATCCCTGTTTTTCTGTCTGAAGTCTGCTGCCCATGGTCGGCCTCGGGT from Cyclopterus lumpus isolate fCycLum1 chromosome 9, fCycLum1.pri, whole genome shotgun sequence includes these protein-coding regions:
- the gins4 gene encoding DNA replication complex GINS protein SLD5, which produces MSDALSADGSDVNQDDTQEDVMTPAELIAKLEEAWLNEKFSPELLENKSEVVECVMEQLSHMEANLQRVKKGDAKASIHRMEIDRIRFVLSSYLRARLQKIEKFFPHVLEREKSRGEGDPSLLSPEEFAFAKEYYANTETYLKAIALKRMPPNLQTVDMLKAVPEPCLDSFVFLRVKEKQENILVEPETDDQREYVVDLEEGSQHLMRYRTIAPLVSIGAVQLI